Proteins from a single region of Malassezia restricta chromosome IV, complete sequence:
- a CDS encoding GTPase-activating protein — protein MDHRAVPGRMADMPPGAQGANPYVRPAMQRHTSGLRLVSEDRERIVRKDQMCVKCGTAITGQFVRALSGVYHLDCFTCADCGRNVASKFFSATPDMVLAAGGGDQFPLCETDYFRRLDLLCARCGHALRGSYITALGSKYHVDHFTCSMCSTPFGPEDSYYEHEGQVYCHFHYSTLFAIQCSGCQTAILKQFVEINRNNADEHWHPECYMIHRYWKIKLAPSAPSHADAVQDVSLSMPGALALTPSSSEEQLAASNVAQETPASVLQKQRTMEMRVFTIWRVLSSFEESSAGCISDMLRHVSNGKYVGGVRFAARFVLHVEVLFSAIDELEMHFHHAQAQKIQYVREARMLCKKIVNFFSLLSHTQETGAQRMHITQELLSLVTGLAHYLKILIRISLTGALRLDQEYGVPAALESFLARLDELVTLQGGDTDTVHGYTSLPHVTIPTYDTENASDLCVMCGKTVEDECARVGVTLRWHWSCVRCLVCQRTVFRPDDEILRDEQTSQAVPVSQFVVRSSGRRSHAFCTGCAPSDAVGHFESVTRLEQYAFLLCVALNRLDALLKRRSHLDVVPAHEAEPSELTDAESSTYRKSPETKRLESQYLDRHMSSKARVPHISSVADDPDHSSDVSPALPDTPSTVTGAASPTFVSSQAPTSTLLRPNINASMAPISSPSTTPYDEGITLADIPMILQAEQVREQREQTSSTSSRRPISSLSAEELQVFKYVALLRVQKSSLLEFVDMDDALELIETRKNTFWGKFLFKGTRDRRDVRKKGVFGVSLDYLVERHGADSVLGATPTPLRVPALIDDVVSAMRQMDVSVEGIFRKNGNVRRLKELADALDREVDTINLLDDHPVQLAALLKKFLRDLPDPLLTSRLYELFVHTQCIEQPAERHYLVAMVAMLLPRHNRDALEVLFVFLRWVATFAYIDDEAGSRMDIPNLATVMAPSLLYSRSTEPTRGEAMLAQSVIRHMLEHQDELWFVQDDMAPVLRDRSLIQAVPDLAPHELLKRCAPYA, from the coding sequence ATGGATCACCGCGCAGTGCCTGGTCGCATGGCGGACATGCCTCCTGGTGCGCAGGGTGCCAATCCATATGTGCGGCCGGCTATGCAGCGGCATACGTCTGGTCTGCGTTTGGTGTCTGAGGATCGCGAGCGGATCGTGCGGAAAGATCAAATGTGTGTGAAATGCGGCACGGCCATCACCGGCCAGTTTGTTCGTGCGCTTTCAGGGGTATATCATCTCGACTGTTTTACATGTGCGGATTGCGGTCGCAATGTCGCGTCCAAGTTTTTTTCAGCCACGCCAGACATGGTGTTGGCTGCGGGTGGTGGTGACCAGTTTCCACTGTGTGAAACGGACTATTTTCGACGCTTGGACTTGCTGTGTGCCAGATGCGGGCATGCACTACGTGGAAGCTACATTACGGCTCTGGGATCCAAGTATCATGTGGACCATTTTACGTGTTCTATGTGCTCGACGCCCTTCGGCCCGGAAGACAGTTACTATGAGCATGAGGGCCAAGTATACTGTCATTTTCATTACAGCACGCTTTTTGCGATCCAGTGTTCTGGATGTCAGACCGCTATCCTGAAGCAATTTGTTGAGATCAATCGGAACAATGCTGACGAGCACTGGCACCCGGAGTGCTACATGATCCACCGCTATTGGAAGATTAAACTTGCACCGAGCGCCCCTTCTCATGCTGATGCGGTTCAGGACGTGTCTCTTTCCATGCCTGGTGCGTTGGCCCTTACGCCAAGCAGCTCGGAGGAGCAACTTGCCGCGTCGAACGTCGCACAGGAAACTCCCGCATCCGTTCTGCAAAAGCAGCGGACGATGGAGATGCGTGTGTTCACCATTTGGCGTGTACTCTCCTCGTTCGAAGAATCATCTGCGGGCTGTATTTCTGACATGTTACGGCACGTAAGTAACGGAAAGTACGTGGGTGGTGTGCGCTTTGCGGCTCGATTCGTCCTACACGTCGAGGTTTTGTTTTCGGCTatcgacgagctcgagatGCATTTCCACCACGCCCAGGCGCAAAAGATTCAGTatgtgcgcgaggcgcgcatgctaTGTAAAAAGATCGTCAACTTCTTCTCACTACTGTCCCACACTCAGGAAACGggcgcccagcgcatgcacatcACACAGGAATTGCTGTCTCTTGTCACGGGCTTGGCACATTATCTCAAAATCCTGATCCGTATATCGCTCACTGGCGCACTCCGACTTGACCAAGAGTATGGCGTgccagcggcgctcgagtcgtTCCTAGCGCGtctcgatgagctcgtgACGCTGCAGGGTGGCGACACGGACACGGTTCATGGATACACCAGTTTACCTCATGTGACTATTCCGACGTACGACACTGAAAATGCGTCTGACTTGTGCGTGATGTGCGGCAAGACTGTCGAAGATGAATGTGCCCGTGTGGGTGTCACACTTCGATGGCACTGGTCGTGTGTCCGCTGCTTAGTGTGTCAGCGCACTGTTTTTCGGCCCGACGATGAGATATTGCGCGATGAGCAGACATCGCAGGCAGTGCCAGTATCCCAATTCGTTGTGCGTAGCAGCGGACGTCGCTCACATGCGTTCTGTACTGGATGTGCGCCCAGCGATGCCGTGGGCCACTTTGAGAGTGTGACGCGTCTAGAGCAGTATGCTTTCCTGCTGTGTGTGGCACTGAACCGACTGGATGCCCTGCTGAAGCGGCGATCGCATCTGGATGTGGTGCCCGCCCACGAGGCGGAGCCGAGCGAGCTGACGGATGCCGAATCGAGTACGTACCGGAAATCGCCCGAGACGAAGCGGCTTGAGAGTCAGTACCTGGACCGGCACATGTCGAGCAAAGCACGGGTACCGCACATTTCAAGCGTCGCGGATGATCCTGACCATTCATCGGATGTGAGTCCTGCTCTGCCCGACACACCGTCGACCGtcacaggcgccgcctctCCGACGTTTGTATCGTCGCAGGCACCCACTTCTACGCTTCTTCGGCCCAATATCAACGCGTCCATGGCACCCATCTCGTCCCCTTCGACGACCCCCTACGATGAGGGCATTACTCTCGCTGATATTCCCATGATTCTGCAAgccgagcaggtgcgtgagcagcgcgaaCAAACGTCAAGTACGTCATCGCGCCGACCCATCAGCTCGCTGTCTGCCGAAGAGTTGCAGGTATTCAAATACGTGGCATTGCTGCGCGTGCAAAAGTCGTCGCTGTTGGAGTTTGtggacatggacgatgccctcgagctGATTGAGACACGCAAAAATACATTCTGGGGCAAGTTTCTTTTCAAGGGTACTCGCGACCggcgcgatgtgcgcaaAAAGGGCGTGTTTGGCGTATCGCTGGACTATCTGgtcgagcggcacggcgcagACTCGGTACTGGGCGCGACGCCTACGCCACTGCGTGTGCCGGCGCTGATTGACGACGTTGTGTCGGCCATGCGGCAGATGGATGTGTCCGTGGAGGGCATTTTCCGAAAAAATGGCAATGTGCGTCGGCTCAAGGAACTGGCCGATGCCTTGGATCGTGAAGTGGATACCATCAACCTGCTTGACGATCATCCTGTGCAACTCGCTGCCCTCCTGAAAAAGTTTCTGCGTGATCTGCCAGACCCGCTGCTGACCTCGCGCCTGTACGAGCTGTTCGTGCACACGCAGTGCATTGAGCAGCCCGCTGAGCGGCATTACCTCGTCGCGATGGTCGCTATGCTTTTGCCGCGGCACAAtcgtgatgcgctcgaggtcCTCTTTGTGTTCCTCCGCTGGGTCGCGACGTTTGCGTACATCGATGACGAGGCCGGCAGCCGCATGGACATACCCAATCTTGCTACGGTCATGGCACCGAGTCTGTTATATTCTCGGTCGACGGagccgacgcgcggcgaGGCCATGTTGGCCCAGTCCGTCATCCgccacatgctcgagcaccaAGACGAGTTGTGGTTTGTGCAGGATGACATGGCGCCGGTGCTGCGTGATCGGTCGCTGATCCAAGCAGTACCAGACTTGGCACCTCATGAACTGCTCAAGCGGTGTGCGCCCTACGCGTAG
- a CDS encoding F-box protein 9, whose product MDEELEAFRIAWCRDVAERAHGRAPNAAHSHMQAPSSDAMLKAAAPAVLPEAWADQERDALSMLLRTLSSKHVERVHEMMSQNTEDHTVWPEHVGTCISTIYAADLEVSAVPMVQHMPDELWYRILLHVLMPTPLEPIWPTMLPDNMSFQLPLESWRRETGPDYVSLERVARTCWRLRQLTSHPRLWRAIVQGTYAPPFAPLSCSWRDAYVHEPRVRMNGTYIATCEYTQQGMSEENVWVRVLHVVRFFRYLRFFPNGRCLSWLTTDEPADVVHRLEPGIRSKGCAAGHWRCLSEAGETLSRRGATILIEDLHDPTLPGYTFQMTLHMRSSPGRWHRMDMLEYASLNLQTGEVLPIPHKHARPFLFSRVLSYGV is encoded by the coding sequence atggacgaggagctcgaggcgtTTCGGATCGCTTGGTGCCGCGATGTGGCCGAGCGTGCACATGGAAGAGCGCCAAATGCAGCTCATTCGCACATGCAAGCGCCATCAAGCGATGCTATGCTGAAAGCCGCAGCTCCAGCGGTACTGCCCGAGGCTTGGGCCGATCAGGAACGTGACGCACTTAGCATGCTCCTACGGACGCTTTCGTCCAAGCATGTTGAGCGTGTGCATGAAATGATGTCGCAAAATACCGAGGATCATACCGTATGGCCTGAGCATGTCGGGACATGTATATCGACAATATATGCGGCTGATTTGGAAGTGAGTGCCGTGCCGATGGTACAGCATATGCCAGACGAGTTGTGGTACAGAATATTACTGCATGTGCTCATGCCAACACCTCTTGAACCTATTTGGCCTACTATGCTGCCTGACAATATGTCGTTTCAGCTGCCATTAGAGTCTTGGCGGCGCGAGACTGGCCCAGATTATGTGTCATTAGAGCGCGTcgcacgcacctgctggCGACTTCGCCAACTCACTTCCCATCCGCGTCTGTGGCGCGCCATCGTGCAAGGAACATATGCACCGCCGTTTGCTCCTCTTtcatgcagctggcgcGATGCATATGTGCATGAGCCACGCGTTCGAATGAACGGAACGTACATTGCAACGTGTGAGTATACGCAGCAGGGCATGTCGGAAGAGAACGTGTGGGTGCGTGTATTgcatgtcgtgcgcttTTTTCGGTACTTGCGCTTCTTTCCTAATGGCCGATGCCTGAGCTGGCTCACGACCGACGAACCTGCCGACGTTGTGCATCGACTCGAACCGGGCATTCGGTCAAAAGGATGTGCCGCCGGGCATTGGCGATGCCTCAGCGAGGCTGGAGAAACACTCtcacgacgaggcgccacGATTTTGATAGAAGACCTGCATGATCCAACACTGCCGGGCTACACGTTTCAAATGACCTtgcacatgcgctcgtcccCTGGTCGGTGGCACCGcatggacatgctcgaATACGCATCGCTGAACCTGCAGACGGGCGAGGTGCTGCCGATTCCACACAAGCATGCGCGTCCCTTCCTCTTTTCCCGTGTGCTCAGCTATGGTGTATAG
- a CDS encoding transcription factor yields MHPMHIQNGPPGMPPCDMYGSGMPPRYPLNVPRRPVRPSEGVPPSMPYHYAPAPGYMPHVMDVQHMQPHAGPVYDGSFAAPHEASHMASGPPPQTHYVPAAPNGVPAPQGSASIHAPIMHPAPSHAYSMPPSHMPPTQPLPSAQGAASVPLSGPTPTVYLATYSSVPVYEITVRGIALMRRRSDGYLNATQILKIAGIEKARRTRILEKEILTGEHDKVQGGYGTFQGTWIPLHRAQELAINYNVYHLIRPLLDFDPVASRAVNAQQGAKRKADNTAIPSQPAMPGTSASAPPQQPRFLTLRPPRSSTLGASAGGLVHTLLPNDDIPTSHAADGVPPGSHPAQRTALGAYAAHGYVPQGVPLPPADSVAPSTDSSSHVHDLNVLSTTPLHSAAPPSNMADEMVEIGGPRFADKAVPPHLGDERERRAREVLTGLFVHEQPSTSAAPLEQLHALLHSLGVDTTRRQHRSPLNLVIDDHGHTALHWAAALSRLSLVRMLTALPPAYGGANIILGNYAGETALHRSVLVTNAYELSQFPDLLDILAPSLETRDHRKRTVLHHIALVAGLKGRTAPARYYMSCVLERISKNPAVLTGLLDAQDDEGETALSIAARLGNTNMIKMLLDAGARKDLPNYLGITPLDWGITNASSPEGGVLNELGSYRASDMVRSLVKPSPGPVKKSQDVREKLVQTLDELQVIFDREVRVKQDAIETTQIHLQAATRELAARRRDIQAAQGAVTEREKMRQRSENLKRALASLPDQEPQDAAPEVTDAACVTDWSKDALAEADAALAKPEEAGEKAATAAIMRLRWLTAYCEQAIAAMNTDVQERHKRLDQRKERYRKVVAACAQVPPDKVDGLLDELLAAVESIGPDVDTNSVATFMDKVGRAHKQRSAADMTVAAPRTPPPSRPPPPSEPPVAPP; encoded by the exons ATG CATCCGATGCATATACAGAATGGACCTCCAGGCATGCCGCCATGCGATATGTACGGCAGCGGTATGCCACCGCGGTACCCCCTCAACGTACCGCGTCGCCCTGTCCGGCCGTCCGAGGGCGTGCCGCCCTCTATGCCATACCACTACGCACCGGCCCCCGGATACATGCCACACGTGATGGATgtccagcacatgcagccACATGCTGGACCTGTCTACGATGGATCGTTTGCCGCGCCTCATGAGGCATCTCACATGGCATCCGGTCCGCCGCCACAGACGCACTACGTGCCAGCGGCCCCGAATGGTGTGCCGGCGCCCCAAGGCAGCGCTTCGATCCATGCTCCCATCATGCATCCGGCGCCATCACACGCGTACTCCATGCCACCGTCTCATatgccaccgacgcagccaCTTCCATCGGCCCAGGGCGCAGCATCTGTACCATTATCTGGCCCCACGCCCACCGTGTACCTGGCCACATACTCGTCAGTACCCGTGTACGAAATCACAGTGCGTGGTATCGCTCTcatgcgccgtcgctcggATGGATACCTCAATGCAACACAGATTCTCAAGATCGCCGGCATCGAAaaagcgcggcgcacacggaTCCTCGAGAAAGAAATCTTGACAGGCGAGCATGACAAAGTGCAGGGCGGCTACGGCACATTCCAGGGAACGTGGATCCCGCTGCACCGGGCGCAGGAGCTGGCGATCAACTACAACGTGTACCATCTCATCCGGCCCCTCCTCGACTTTGATCCTGTCGCATCGCGCGCTGTAAATGCACAGCAGGGCGCTAAACGCAAAGCTGACAACACAGCTATACCCTCCCAGCCTGCCATGCCGGGGACGTCAGCTTCAGCGCCACCGCAGCAGCCACGCTTTCTTACCTTGCGCCCGCCCCGCTCCAGCACACTCGGCGCCAGTGCCGGTGGTCTCGTGCACACTCTTCTTCCCAACGATGATATCCCGACGTCGCATGCTGCTGATGGTGTCCCGCCTGGCTCACACCCTGCACAGCGCACAGCTCTGGGGGCATATGCTGCACACGGATACGTGCCTCAGGGTGTGCCTCTGCCGCCTGCCGATAGTGTGGCGCCATCAACGGATTCGTCGTCACATGTCCACGACCTCAACGTGCTGAGTACCACCCCTCTCCACAGTGCCGCGCCACCCTCCAATATGGCCGATGAAATGGTCGAAATTGGCGGACCGCGCTTCGCCGATAAGGCTGTGCCTCCCCATCTCGGCGACGAGcgtgagcggcgtgcgcgtgaAGTGCTCACCGGCCTGTTTGTGCATGAACAGCCAAGTACATCAGCCGCACctctcgagcagctgcatgcgctgctccaCAGCTTAGGCGTCGacacgacgcggcggcagcaCCGCTCGCCATTAAATTTGGTGATTGATGACCACGGCCACACAGCGCTGCACTGGGCCGCTGCACTGAGTCGTCTTTCGCTTGTGCGCATGCTAACAGCGCTGCCACCAGCATATGGCGGCGCCAACATAATTCTGGGCAACTATGCGGGCGAGACGGCACTGCATCGCTCCGTACTCGTTACCAATGCGTACGAACTCTCACAGTTTCCAGATTTGCTGGATATTCTTGCACCGAGCCTTGAGACACGCGATCACCGAAAGCGCACGGTCCTGCATCATATCGCGCTTGTGGCCGGGCTCAAAGGCCGTACGGCTCCTGCGCGCTACTACATGAGTTGCGTGCTAGAGCGCATTTCCAAGAATCCAGCGGTATTGACAGGCttgctcgatgcgcaggatGACGAAGGCGAAACGGCACTGAGTATCGCAGCCCGGCTTGGCAATACCAATATGATCAAgatgctgctggatgcAGGTGCGCGAAAAGACTTGCCCAACTACTTGGGCATTACACCGCTGGATTGGGGCATCACGAATGCCTCGTCACCTGAGGGCGGTGTGCTGAATGAGCTTGGCTCATACCGTGCCTCTGATATGGTGCGTTCCCTAGTCAAGCCATCGCCGGGCCCCGTGAAGAAGAGCCAAGATGTCCGGGAGAAGCTTGTACAGACCCTTGATGAACTGCAGGTCATTTTCGACCGTGAAGTACGTGTGAAGCAGGATGCCATCGAGACAACCCAGATACATCTTCAGGCTGCTACGCGTGAGCTGGCTGCTCGCCGCCGAGACATCCAGGCCGCTCAGGGCGCAGTCACGGAGCGCGAAAAGATGCGGCAGCGCAGCGAGAATCTAAAGCGCGCTCTTGCTTCGTTGCCTGATCAGGAGCCTCAGGATGCAGCTCCAGAGGTGACGGATGCAGCATGCGTCACTGATTGGTCCAAGGATGCACTCGCTGAAGCagatgcggcgctggccaagCCCGAGGAAGCTGGTGAGAAAGCGGCGACCGCGGCCATCATGCGACTTCGCTGGCTCACAGCGTACTGCGAGCAGGCCATCGCAGCAATGAATACCGATGTGCAAGAGCGTCATAAACGTTTGGATCAGCGCAAGGAGAGATACCGCAAGGTCGtggctgcgtgcgcgcaagTGCCGCCCGACAAGGTCGATGGACTACTGGACGAGCTGTTGGCCGCAGTGGAGTCGATCGGACCGGACGTCGATACCAATTCCGTTGCTACCTTTATGGACAAAGTCGGGCGCGCACACAAGCAGCGATCAGCCGCTGACATGACAGTCGCTGCACCACGCACACCACCGCCATCacgaccgccgccgccgtccgAGCCGCCCGTAGCACCGCCGTAG